AAGCGATCCCAAACGAATGACCGCAAATATATTACATAAATAATCCGCTTTATCCGGCGTCTTATATGGTTTCCGCATACTATGTACCACGCAGGTGTAAATCTTTGTCGTTCGCACTATGATACTATTTTATAATTGTAATCTTTTCTGCGTATCATAAGCAAGATAAATATTTTAGCCTATTCTCTACCCACCCACACAGGATTGGTGAAGCAGAGTTTGCCCTTTACGGTTTCGCACTCGGCGCGGATATAGAGGAGGTCTCCGAGATCACATGCGCCTTCGTAGAGGTACTGGTAATCCGTGCGAGGGAATACATCAAGCGCGGCGAGAACCTGTTCCTCATGCGCTCCCTTCCGGCCGGCCAGGATGCGCGCGGTTTTGACAAGGCCGAATTCCGGAGATGATTTCAGAACTGCCCGAACGGTGAACCGCCCCGGAGAAACGGTTCCGCCGGGATGGGCGACACGGTCTCCCGCCGCCACAGTGAGATCGATGAAAGGCCCCTCGGTTACCTGGGCGCGGCCTGCCCGAAGCGCCTCCGTGATATCCGCCGCAGACTGGGAGGGGGCGTAAACCAGGGTGCGGACGCCGCCGAAAGCGCGTTTTCTCGATTCGTAGAGCGACAGGAAGGGCAGGCTCACACCCCGCCGGTAATTGAGATCTCCGTGGGCGTCATTCCCTCCGAATGCAGAGATTCGTCTTCCCTGGAGAAGGAGTTGTATCCATGTTCGCATTCCCAAAGTAAATCCTCTGTCACGGATCCCGTTATGGATCTGCAGGGCTGATAAACCGGGCGTCTCCATGTCCGGGAGCGTCCATGAGCCACGACCCAGAAAAAGCCTTTCAAGCAGAGGAATGTGCTCCAGCGGATGGGCAGCGCAGGCCAGGCCTCCCCATTCAAGGCATTCGGCGACCGCTTCACCGACTGTGCGCTCTGTGGTTGAGGAGAGACCGCGCTCACCGCTGTCGCCGGAGCCTTTGATGAATGCATCGGCGTTCAGCGCCAGGAGGTGACAGTTACGGCCTTCGTGGGTACGGCAGGTGACCTCCTCGCCGGGAATCACCGTGAATGACCGGAGGGAATCGGTAAGCGTCTGCGATTCGTTTTTCATCATGCGCCATTTTGTATGGAGAGGATCCTCGGCGCGATAATCGTTTTCCCGATCATCGAGATCGTAGGAATGGTCGGTGGCGGCCATCCAGTCCATCCCCATGCAGTACCCGGCAAATGCCATTGCTTCGAGCGGGGCGCCGAATTCCACCTGGTCGGAGGTATAATAGGTGTGGCAGTGAATATCTCCGTGATACCACCCCTCTCCGGTGGGCAGCTTCGAGGAGGAAACGTTGACCGAGAGCGGCGTTTTCCCGCTCCCGCGATAGTTGTCCATGTAAACGATGACATGCTTTTTTCCAAGGCGCAGGCGGATGGAACAGTGCATGATCGCCTGCCCGGAAAACTCCGGGTGAATGTTGAAAGAATCCCACCAGATCGGAGTATCGATCCTGAGACCGCCGTACGGGAACCGGCCGATTCGTCTCATACCATTTTCATAGTGGAGATGAATCGAAACATCCTCAAGCACCACAGGATACCGGTCGGCGTCCTTGATGAACAGGAACAGGGGTAAAGGCCGTTCCGGCTCTACACGGGTCGGAGCATCGAAGAGGATTTCAGGCCTTTTCATGAAAATCAGGCTGGGTATATACCACGGCCTGTAATGGACCTCTGCATAGGAGATGAATGGTAAAAAAATGGTGAGCTCCCTGATACATTGTGTAAATGCAGCACATGGAAAGACACCCTGTAATATGAGTAAAGTTTCTCGGCTTGGCAACAATAGGAGATTTGTTTATATTGAAAAGACAGGATACAGAAGATAGAAAAATATTTTTCTCTCGCAAAGTTCGCAAAGTCAATAAAGAAATGAAAAGCCTGGAAATTCGAATGAATCACGGATAATTTATGGTATCTGAATAATTTTAACATTTTGCGGGAGAATACAATAAAAATTATTGAAACAAGTATTTTTTCTTTGCGAACTTTGCGAACTTTGCGAGATACAATATTTCAAAGGTTTCTTTATATTCATTAATCCTGCAAATCTTTTAAATCCTGTCCAATTTTTATTTACCAACCGTGGAGAAAAAACATGAAACCGGATATCTGGGTGAACGGACAATTCATTCCCTGGGACCAGGCCAGCATTCATCCGCTGTGTCACAGTCTGCAGCGGGGCGCCACATTGTTCGAAAGTCTGGACTGTAAGGAAGCAGTAAACGGCAGGGCGGCGATTTTCAGACTGAAGCTGCACCTACGGCGCTTCGAGATTTCCGCCGAGATTATCGGTATGCCTCTTCCCTACGATTCCGCAGCCATTGAAAAAGCCGTGATCGACACGGTGGCAAGAAGCGGATTGAAAGATTGCGCCATCCGTCCCCTGGCATTCTATGCTGAACCGTTGCTGGATCTGCTTCCGGGGGATACCCCGGTAACCTTGCTGATAGGACTGGGAGATTTTCATCTCGCCCCTCCCATGATCCGTATGACCATCAGCCACAGGCGCAAGATAGACAGTTCCTGCATGCCGGTCAAGGCGAAGGTTTCCGGCAATTATATCACCCCGCTTCTGGCGAAATCCGAGGCGATCAAAGCCGGATACAACGATTCCATCCTGCTGGACCGTGATGGATTCGTGGCGGAAGCTACCACCGCCAATATTTTCATCGTGGAGAAAGGGAAGCTGGTCACTGCTCCCGATGACACTATTCTCCTCGGTGTCACCCGTGACAGCATCCTTGTAATCGCGCAGAAGCTCGGGATCCCGGCGAGCCTGGAAAAATTCGGGCCCGACCGTCTCCTCGCCGCCGATGAAGTGATCCTGTGCAGCTCCGGGAACGAGATCAAGCCGGTTATCCAGGTCGATGACCGTATCATCGGAAACGGCGGCATGGGGCCGGTTACCGAGCGACTGAAAGATTATTACAGCGATGTGATCGTGGGAAAGATACCTGAGTTTGAACATTGGCTGACGTATGTGTAAATGGCTTGTAAAACCCTGTTGTTAAAGATGGATACCGAAACGGTTTTATCGTTCCCGCGGAGCGGCAACAAGTTCGGCATGACCGCGTCACCCTGAACTTGTTTCAGGGTCTACCATACATGATAGAGTTTTCTTTGGTTTCCATGAAGATTTCACCTAAACTTCTCGATCAAATTCTCCTGCCCGGAGTGATGGTTGCCGCTCTAGTGGGGCACATCTCCGCGCTTTCAAACCATCTGGTGTCGGATAGCTGGGTCTTCGTATATCCCCGAACATTCGGGGAGATCCTGCGCTACTTTGTCACCTCCATCATTCCGCCGGAAGGCGAAGCGCTCTGGCTGCGGCCCCTACCCAT
Above is a genomic segment from Candidatus Latescibacter sp. containing:
- a CDS encoding CehA/McbA family metallohydrolase, giving the protein MKRPEILFDAPTRVEPERPLPLFLFIKDADRYPVVLEDVSIHLHYENGMRRIGRFPYGGLRIDTPIWWDSFNIHPEFSGQAIMHCSIRLRLGKKHVIVYMDNYRGSGKTPLSVNVSSSKLPTGEGWYHGDIHCHTYYTSDQVEFGAPLEAMAFAGYCMGMDWMAATDHSYDLDDRENDYRAEDPLHTKWRMMKNESQTLTDSLRSFTVIPGEEVTCRTHEGRNCHLLALNADAFIKGSGDSGERGLSSTTERTVGEAVAECLEWGGLACAAHPLEHIPLLERLFLGRGSWTLPDMETPGLSALQIHNGIRDRGFTLGMRTWIQLLLQGRRISAFGGNDAHGDLNYRRGVSLPFLSLYESRKRAFGGVRTLVYAPSQSAADITEALRAGRAQVTEGPFIDLTVAAGDRVAHPGGTVSPGRFTVRAVLKSSPEFGLVKTARILAGRKGAHEEQVLAALDVFPRTDYQYLYEGACDLGDLLYIRAECETVKGKLCFTNPVWVGRE
- a CDS encoding aminotransferase class IV: MKPDIWVNGQFIPWDQASIHPLCHSLQRGATLFESLDCKEAVNGRAAIFRLKLHLRRFEISAEIIGMPLPYDSAAIEKAVIDTVARSGLKDCAIRPLAFYAEPLLDLLPGDTPVTLLIGLGDFHLAPPMIRMTISHRRKIDSSCMPVKAKVSGNYITPLLAKSEAIKAGYNDSILLDRDGFVAEATTANIFIVEKGKLVTAPDDTILLGVTRDSILVIAQKLGIPASLEKFGPDRLLAADEVILCSSGNEIKPVIQVDDRIIGNGGMGPVTERLKDYYSDVIVGKIPEFEHWLTYV